One window from the genome of Actinoplanes teichomyceticus ATCC 31121 encodes:
- a CDS encoding LamG-like jellyroll fold domain-containing protein encodes MAALLALSILAAPPGAAPAAAAETAPAVHGLKGEYFRMSAPGARDFAELGGISLDPNIDLADLTGSFQSFLGRTEHTTARWTGRLTAPATGDYTFFLVGDNGFRFLLDGKPVIDHWVGDWDIEQTSAPVHLVAGEAHDVRIEMFQDVGGANLFLRWSAAGLPRQLVPESAFTPPDGFQVFPVAFEVGADGRTVAADFDAPVDVIAQTATHLSIEADTTPMPIGSIRADRRDRTRLVVTLSEPIQAGQRVRVDYDGAGGLVVGGESVPRVIRSAANTSTHRLTTPWGDRLDEQHPLPEYPRPQLIRKDWLNLNGPWEFAGAAAGEQPAFGTKLPERIIVPFPVESQLSGIERRESHMFYRKLVTVPRDWRIGSGRRLRLNFGAVDHQAKVYVNGALVTEHTGGYTAFTADITGALRGHGKQEIIVEVTDTTGPNQAKGKQSPNPGGIFYTPTSGIWQTVWLEPVAEVSIDDVVTTPDLTTDSLAVRVESAGAEPGARVTATALDRRGHRVGAVTGAVGATLRLTIDKPHLWSPDDPYLYDLDVKLGRDRVRGYFGMRSVAVRDVGGFPKLVLNGRPIFSLATLDQGFWPDGLYTAPSDAALRFDLVETKKLGFNAVRKHIKVEPARWYRHADELGLLVWQDFVSGDNTTEAARQQWLTEGLREMTELHNFPSVIGWIPFNEGWGEWDRTATGQIAERVKAADPSRIVNAHSGVNCCNSKGDAGKGDVIDHHDYNNTDPAYPDATRIAMDGEHGGFTLRTPGHMWPGAPTVIYSGVADRAALTAKYVDNTQRFYLEAAGAELSGSVYTQITDLENELNGLWTYDRRQIKVDPAPVRAINQRVIAAGAAAGADAVFPGHGDWRLDEGSGGTAADSGGDSDLTLTGDTGWAPGVRGSALRFDGDGDHADTAAPVLDTTGDYTVASWVTLDELPGNYATAVSQDGRRTENPFYLQYGQGAFAFSTPGGNRARLVVTPELNRWYHLVGVRDHAGGEIRLYVDGKRVAATAAGPDTVSTGPLSLGRARYAGNRTDYWSGSIDEVHAYDRALTDDEVAALYTAEAR; translated from the coding sequence TCCGCCCCGGGCGCGCGTGACTTCGCCGAGCTCGGCGGCATCTCGCTGGACCCGAACATCGACCTGGCCGACCTGACCGGCAGCTTCCAGTCGTTTCTCGGCCGCACCGAGCACACCACCGCCCGCTGGACCGGGCGGCTGACCGCGCCGGCCACCGGCGACTACACGTTCTTCCTGGTCGGCGACAACGGGTTCCGGTTCCTGCTGGACGGCAAGCCGGTCATCGACCACTGGGTCGGCGACTGGGACATCGAGCAGACCAGCGCGCCGGTGCACCTGGTCGCCGGGGAGGCGCACGACGTCCGGATCGAGATGTTCCAGGACGTCGGCGGCGCGAACCTGTTCCTGCGCTGGTCGGCCGCCGGCCTGCCCAGGCAGCTCGTGCCGGAGTCGGCGTTCACCCCGCCGGACGGCTTCCAGGTCTTCCCGGTCGCCTTCGAGGTCGGTGCCGACGGCCGCACGGTGGCCGCCGACTTCGACGCGCCGGTCGACGTGATCGCGCAGACCGCGACGCACCTGAGCATCGAGGCCGACACCACGCCGATGCCGATCGGCTCGATCCGGGCCGACCGCCGCGACCGTACCCGGCTGGTGGTCACCCTCAGCGAGCCGATCCAGGCCGGCCAGCGGGTGCGGGTCGACTACGACGGCGCCGGCGGCCTGGTCGTCGGCGGTGAGAGCGTCCCGCGGGTGATCCGCTCGGCGGCCAACACCTCCACGCACCGGCTGACCACGCCGTGGGGTGACCGGCTCGACGAGCAGCACCCGCTGCCGGAGTACCCGCGGCCGCAGCTGATCCGCAAGGACTGGCTCAACCTCAACGGGCCGTGGGAGTTCGCCGGCGCGGCGGCCGGTGAGCAGCCGGCCTTCGGCACGAAGCTGCCCGAGAGGATCATCGTGCCGTTCCCGGTCGAGTCCCAGCTGTCCGGGATCGAGCGGCGCGAATCGCACATGTTCTACCGCAAGCTCGTCACCGTGCCGCGCGACTGGCGCATCGGCTCCGGACGGCGGCTCAGGCTGAACTTCGGCGCGGTCGATCACCAGGCCAAGGTGTACGTCAACGGCGCGCTGGTCACCGAGCACACCGGGGGCTACACCGCGTTCACCGCGGACATCACCGGCGCGCTGCGCGGGCACGGCAAGCAGGAGATCATCGTCGAGGTCACCGACACGACCGGGCCGAACCAGGCGAAGGGCAAGCAGTCGCCGAACCCGGGCGGCATCTTCTACACCCCGACGTCCGGCATCTGGCAGACGGTGTGGCTGGAGCCGGTCGCCGAGGTGAGCATCGACGACGTCGTCACCACGCCGGACCTGACCACCGACTCGCTCGCCGTGCGGGTCGAGTCGGCCGGCGCCGAGCCGGGCGCCCGGGTCACCGCCACCGCGCTGGACCGCAGGGGCCACCGGGTCGGCGCCGTCACCGGCGCCGTCGGCGCCACCCTGCGGCTGACCATCGACAAGCCGCACCTGTGGAGCCCGGACGACCCCTACCTGTACGACCTCGACGTCAAACTGGGCAGGGACCGCGTCCGCGGCTACTTCGGCATGCGGTCGGTGGCCGTGCGCGACGTCGGCGGCTTCCCGAAACTGGTCCTCAACGGCCGGCCGATCTTCTCGCTGGCCACCCTGGACCAGGGCTTCTGGCCGGACGGCCTGTACACCGCCCCGAGCGACGCGGCGCTGCGCTTCGACCTGGTGGAGACCAAGAAGCTCGGCTTCAACGCGGTCCGCAAGCACATCAAGGTCGAGCCGGCCCGCTGGTACCGGCACGCCGACGAGCTCGGCCTGCTCGTCTGGCAGGACTTCGTGTCCGGCGACAACACCACCGAGGCGGCCCGGCAGCAATGGCTCACCGAGGGCCTGCGCGAGATGACGGAACTGCACAACTTCCCGTCGGTCATCGGCTGGATCCCGTTCAACGAGGGCTGGGGCGAGTGGGACCGCACCGCGACCGGGCAGATCGCCGAGCGGGTCAAGGCCGCCGACCCGTCCCGGATCGTCAACGCGCACAGCGGGGTGAACTGCTGCAACTCCAAGGGTGACGCCGGCAAGGGCGACGTCATCGACCACCACGACTACAACAACACCGATCCGGCGTACCCGGACGCCACCCGCATCGCGATGGACGGCGAGCACGGCGGGTTCACCCTGCGCACGCCGGGGCACATGTGGCCGGGCGCGCCCACGGTGATCTACAGCGGGGTGGCCGACAGGGCCGCGCTGACCGCCAAGTACGTCGACAACACCCAGCGCTTCTACCTGGAGGCCGCCGGGGCGGAGCTGTCCGGCTCGGTCTACACCCAGATCACCGACCTGGAGAACGAGCTCAACGGCCTGTGGACGTACGACCGGCGGCAGATCAAGGTCGACCCGGCGCCGGTCCGGGCGATCAACCAGCGGGTGATCGCCGCCGGGGCGGCGGCCGGCGCGGACGCGGTCTTCCCCGGGCACGGCGACTGGCGCCTGGACGAGGGCAGCGGCGGCACGGCCGCCGACAGCGGCGGGGACAGCGACCTCACGCTGACCGGCGACACCGGCTGGGCGCCCGGCGTGCGCGGATCCGCGCTCAGGTTCGACGGCGACGGCGACCACGCGGACACGGCCGCCCCGGTCCTGGACACCACCGGCGACTACACGGTCGCGTCCTGGGTGACGCTCGACGAGCTGCCCGGCAACTACGCCACCGCGGTCAGCCAGGACGGCCGCCGCACCGAGAACCCGTTCTACCTGCAGTACGGGCAGGGCGCGTTCGCGTTCAGCACGCCGGGCGGCAACCGTGCCCGGCTGGTGGTCACCCCGGAGCTGAACCGCTGGTACCACCTGGTCGGGGTGCGTGACCACGCCGGCGGCGAGATCCGGCTGTACGTGGACGGCAAGCGGGTCGCGGCCACGGCGGCCGGGCCGGACACGGTCAGCACCGGGCCGCTGTCGCTGGGCCGGGCCAGGTACGCCGGCAACCGGACCGACTACTGGTCCGGGTCGATCGACGAGGTGCACGCGTACGACCGGGCCCTGACCGACGACGAGGTGGCGGCGCTGTACACGGCCGAGGCGCGCTGA